The following are encoded together in the Coffea arabica cultivar ET-39 chromosome 1c, Coffea Arabica ET-39 HiFi, whole genome shotgun sequence genome:
- the LOC113736757 gene encoding delta(12)-acyl-lipid-desaturase-like, producing the protein MDVKALSIFEVHSSLLRWTIIQVIEGSHLKTTDAECATKVYCRFVFDDAHTVTVFLLLLEIMSLIKGDFRCLDPSVLLLLAAAFFKIADTLLFMFVAMGCVFLGVWVIAHECGHHAFSDYQWVNDTVGLVIHFALMVPYFSWKYSHRRHHSNIGSIEHDEVFVPNPKSEIEWYLNNSPGRVITLAITLVLGWPLYLAINASGRQYDRFASHYDPYCPSWYARERLQIYIFNVGVIVTIYVLYHSALAKGLAWLICIYVLPLLILNGIIVFITYLHHTHTSLPHYDSSEWDWLRGALAAVHRDYGVLNKVFHNITNTHVVHHLFSKMPHYRAVEATEAMKPILGEYYRFDGSPLYKAMWREAKECLYVEPDEGSKGVFWYKNKI; encoded by the exons ATGGATGTAAAGGCATTGAGTATATTTGAGGTCCACAGTTCTTTGCTACGATGGACTATTATCCAAGTTATTGAGGGCTCACATCTCAAAACTACTGATGCAGAATGTGCCACAAAAGTGTATTGTCGCTTCGTGTTTGATGATGCGCAT ACGGTGACGGTGTTTCTGTTATTGCTAGAGATTATGTCATTGATCAAAGGTGATTTCCGGTGCTTGGATCCTTCCGTGTTGCTTTTGTTGGCCGCTGCATTTTTCAAGATTGCTGACACCTTGTTGTTTATGTTTGTTGCTATG GGCTGTGTTTTCCTTGGAGTTTGGGTCATTGCCCATGAATGCGGTCACCATGCATTCAGCGACTACCAGTGGGTGAATGACACTGTTGGTCTTGTCATCCACTTCGCGCTTATGGTCCCCTACTTCTCGTGGAAATACAGCCATCGGCGCCACCACTCCAACATTGGATCAATCGAACATGACGAAGTCTTTGTGCCGAATCCAAAGTCAGAAATAGAGTGGTACCTGAACAACTCTCCTGGCAGAGTCATCACTCTGGCAATCACACTTGTATTGGGTTGGCCCTTGTACTTGGCCATCAATGCTTCAGGCAGACAATATGATCGTTTCGCAAGCCATTATGATCCTTATTGTCCAA GTTGGTATGCTCGCGAGAGGCTTCAAATCTACATTTTCAATGTTGGTGTCATTGTAACAATTTATGTGCTTTATCACAGCGCACTAGCAAAAGGGCTAGCCTGGCTTATATGCATCTATGTGCTACCGTTGCTCATTCTAAATGGAATCATTGTTTTCATCACATATCTGCACCACACTCACACTTCATTGCCACACTATGATTCATCTGAGTGGGATTGGCTGAGGGGCGCGCTGGCAGCCGTTCATAGAGATTATGGTGTCTTGAACAAGGTCTTCCATAACATCACAAACACACATGTGGTTCATCATCTCTTTTCAAAAATGCCACATTATCGCGCAGTGGAGGCAACTGAAGCAATGAAGCCGATTCTGGGAGAGTATTACCGATTTGATGGCTCTCCTCTCTACAAGGCGATGTGGAGGGAGGCAAAAGAATGTCTTTATGTTGAGCCAGATGAAGGAAGCAAGGGTGTATTCTGGTACAAGAATAAGATTTGA
- the LOC113705870 gene encoding auxin-binding protein T85-like — MTIAGLLLHGMKEVEVWLQTFAPGSHTPIHRHSCEEVFVVLKGSGTLYLASNSHSKYPGNPQEFPIFSNSTFHVPVNDAHQIWNTNKEEDLQFLVIVSRPPVKVFIYDDWHMPHTAAKLKFPYYWDEECYLMPPTKDKL, encoded by the exons ATGACCATAGCCGGTTTGCTTTTACATGGGATGAAAGAG GTTGAGGTGTGGCTGCAAACTTTTGCTCCTGGATCTCATACTCCAATTCATAGGCATTCATGCGAGGAAGTGTTCGTGGTACTAAAAGGGAGTGGGACTCTTTATCTTGCTTCTAATTCACACTCCAAATACCCTGGCAACCCACAAGAGTTTCCTATATTCTCTAATAGCACGTTTCATGTCCCTGTTAATGATGCTCATCAG ATATGGAACACAAACAAAGAGGAGGATTTACAGTTCTTGGTTATTGTCTCTCGTCCTCCAGTGAAAGT GTTTATATATGATGACTGGCATATGCCGCATACTGCAGCCAAATTGAAGTTCCCTTATTATTGGGATGAAGAGTGTTACCTGATGCCTCCAACAAAAGATAAGCTTTAA